The following coding sequences are from one Musa acuminata AAA Group cultivar baxijiao chromosome BXJ2-4, Cavendish_Baxijiao_AAA, whole genome shotgun sequence window:
- the LOC103983364 gene encoding ethylene-responsive transcription factor ERF027-like, protein MADRASDMHRHPHVGSRPPPPEQQRPLPREQGGNAAQPEGQRSDPRMRMERSAPRKHPSYRGIRYRSGKWVSEIREPRKASRIWLGTYPTAEMAAVAYDVAAYALRGRDAVLNFPDEIASRPVPASASPAHIRMAAAEAAASLMPRTGAGDSSTAASHHHHHQQQQQVGSHSGSSPGSEEQYVDEEEIFDMPQLLVNMAEGMLMSPPRLSPHGSEDSPEASEGESLWSYP, encoded by the coding sequence ATGGCTGACCGAGCTTCGGACATGCACCGCCATCCCCACGTGGGCAGCCGGCCGCCCCCACCCGAGCAGCAGCGGCCGCTTCCGCGTGAGCAGGGAGGCAATGCGGCGCAGCCCGAGGGGCAGCGGAGTGACCCGCGGATGAGGATGGAGCGGTCTGCTCCCCGGAAGCACCCCAGCTACCGCGGCATCCGGTACCGGAGCGGGAAGTGGGTGTCGGAGATCCGCGAGCCGCGCAAGGCCAGCCGCATCTGGCTGGGCACGTACCCCACCGCCGAGATGGCTGCCGTGGCCTACGACGTGGCCGCTTACGCGCTCCGGGGCCGGGACGCCGTGCTGAACTTCCCCGACGAGATCGCATCTCGTCCCGTGCCGGCCTCGGCCTCCCCCGCCCATATCCGCATGGCAGCGGCCGAGGCAGCCGCTTCGCTGATGCCGAGGACGGGAGCGGGTGACAGCAGTACGGCCGCttcgcatcatcatcatcatcagcagcagcagcaggtcgGAAGCCACAGCGGGTCATCTCCTGGCTCGGAGGAGCAATATGTAGATGAGGAGGAGATATTCGACATGCCCCAGTTGTTGGTGAACATGGCGGAAGGGATGCTGATGAGCCCACCAAGGCTGAGCCCGCATGGCTCCGAGGACTCGCCGGAGGCCTCGGAGGGGGAGAGCTTGTGGAGTTATCCTTAG